One Vanessa cardui chromosome 17, ilVanCard2.1, whole genome shotgun sequence DNA window includes the following coding sequences:
- the LOC124536961 gene encoding basic juvenile hormone-suppressible protein 2-like, whose translation MKVVACFVLGLAALAAARPDVGGDQTLVTMDVKQKQFFILKLLNNVMGPVMYKDIEDIGKNFKIEDNMDMYTKQNVVKVFLNNWNMGFLPRGEIFTLHVDRQLKEVVTMFHMLYYAKDFTTFIKTACWMRLYLNEGMFVYALTVAVRHREDCRGIILPPPYEIYPYFFVRADVIQKAYMLKMKKGLLDNKLCDFYGIKKTDKDIYIIDENVYDSRVYLNDEDRLRYFTEDIDLNTYYYYFHVDYPFWMKDDFITNKFMMRRWELTMYVYQQILARYYLERLSNGLGDIMNLSWYKPIRKGYWPWMLFHNGVQMPVRFNNQLIVGDKDIGVTKLLEDYERIITEAIIKGYIEINGIRLDLTKPEDVEVLGKLIYGTIEKTDLTKLQVDSYRYLLILIKAVIGLNTWTNDQYFVVPSVLDNYQTALRDPVFYQLQKRLCNLLILFKRRLPSYTYEELYFPGVKIDNVVVDKLVTYFDDYLMDMTNAVTYNDEELKKTTSDMVFFVRKRRLNHQPFKVTFDILSDKTVDCVVRLFLGPKEDHLGRLIDLNVNRLNFVELDSFMYKLNTGKNTIMRNSIDMHNLVRDRIMTRDLWKKLDTITDMRDLLIKDLRNYHTGFPTRLLLPKGRIGGLKMMLYVIVTPLKLVDNIDISILDTTRKDLFVDFRSTVLLDKMPLGFPFDRQIDFTKFFTPNMKFLDVIIFHKPQVCDMKTRWDRYVLKNYDLVGMTPLVNDYYTDVDINTKVDRDVKYFDM comes from the exons ATGAAGGTGGTAGCGTGCTTCGTGCTAGGTCTCGCGGCTCTCGCCGCAGCCCGTCCCGATGTCGGCGGTGACCAAACTTTGG TTACCATGGACGTTAAACAGAAGCAGTTCTTCATCCTGAAGCTGCTGAATAACGTTATGGGACCTGTTATGTACAAGGACATTGAAGACATCGGCAAGAACTTCAAAATCGAAGACAACATGGACATGTACACT aaacAAAATGTAGTCAAAGTATTCCTCAACAACTGGAATATGGGATTCTTACCCCGTGGTGAAATTTTCACTCTCCACGTTGACCGTCAACTCAAAGAGGTTGTCACTATGTTCCACATGCTGTACTACGCTAAAGATTTTACCACCTTCATTAAGACTGCATGCTGGATGCGTCTTTACCTGAACGAAGGTATGTTTGTGTATGCCCTCACTGTGGCTGTCAGACATCGTGAAGACTGCAGAGGCATCATCCTTCCCCCACCTTACGAGATCTACCCATACTTCTTCGTCCGTGCCGACGTTATTCAGAAAGCATATATGCTTAAAATGAAAAAGGGTCTTCTCGATAACAAACTGTGCGATTTCTACGGAATCAAGAAAACCGACAAAGACATTTACATTATTGATGAAAACGTGTACGACTCTCGCGTCTACCTGAATGACGAAGACAGGCTCAGATACTTCACTGAAGACATTGATCTTAACacatactactactacttcCATGTTGACTATCCATTCTGGATGAAGGATGATTTTATCACGAACAAATTCATGATGAGGCGTTGGGAGCTCACTATGTATGTCTACCAGCAAATTCTTGCTAGATACTATTTGGAACGTCTTTCCAACGGTCTCGGTGATATCATGAATCTGTCTTGGTACAAGCCAATCAGAAAGGGATACTGGCCTTGGATGCTTTTCCACAATGGTGTTCAGATGCCTGTTAGGTTTAACAACCAATTGATTGTTGGTGACAAAGATATTGGCGTTACGAAACTTTTGGAGGATTATGAAAGAATCATTACCGAAGCAATCATCAAAGGATACATTGAG ATTAATGGCATCAGGCTTGACCTGACCAAACCCGAAGATGTAGAAGTACTTGGCAAGCTCATTTACGGTACAATTGAGAAGACTGACTTGACTAAACTTCAGGTGGACTCCTACCGCTACCTTCTCATCTTAATCAAGGCAGTGATTGGCCTTAACACCTGGACTAACGACCA ATACTTCGTCGTACCCTCTGTCTTAGACAATTACCAAACTGCTCTCCGCGACCCAGTATTCTACCAACTGCAGAAACGTCTTTGCAACTTGTTGATTCTCTTCAAGAGGCGCCTACCTAGCTACACCTACGAAGAATTGTACTTCCCAGGTGTTAAAATCGACAACGTAGTGGTTGACAAGCTTGTTACTTACTTCGATGACTACCTAATGGACATGACCAATGCAGTTACTTACAACGACGAGGAACTCAAAAAGACCACATCTGATATGGTATTCTTTGTACGCAAACGCCGCCTTAATCACCAGCCATTCAAAGTTACCTTCGACATTTTGTCCGACAAGACAGTCGATTGTGTAGTAAGGTTGTTCTTAGGACCCAAGGAAGACCACCTTGGCCGCTTGATCGATCTCAACGTTAACCGCCTTAACTTCGTTGAACTGGACTCTTTCATGTACAAACTCAACACAGGCAAGAACACAATTATGAGGAACTCTATTGACATGCACAACCTTGTCCGTGACCGCATCATGACCCGTGACCTCTGGAAGAAGCTGGATACTATTACTGACATGAGAGACCTTTTGATCAAGGATCTCAGGAACTACCACACTGGTTTCCCCACAAGGCTCCTCTTGCCTAAAGGTCGCATTGGTGGTTTAAAAATGATGTTATACGTCATTGTAACTCCCTTGAAGTTAGTTGACAACATCGATATTTCCATCCTTGACACAACCCGTAAAGATCTCTTTGTCGACTTCAGATCCACTGTACTTCTAGACAAAATGCCACTTGGTTTCCCATTCGACCGCCAGATCGACTTTACTAAATTCTTCACACCAAACATGAAGTTCTTAGATGTCATCATCTTCCACAAGCCACAGGTTTGTGATATGAAGACCCGTTGGGATCGTTATGTATTGAAAAACTACGACTTAGTTGGCATGACTCCATTGGTGAACGACTACTACACTGATGTTGATATCAACACTAAAGTTGACAGAGACGTCAAATACTTCGATATGTAA